GAACAccctctgccccagcatctcttctgttggggaggtgctggagccATCTCATGCAGCACCATTCACTGGAGTgttacagtgctgtgctctgggctCTGCAAGAGGCAGCAGACTCACTGCAATGTACAAGGTTCACGGCGAGCTCCGTTCTGCACAGTGCAAGGAGCactgtgctgttctgcagctctCTCCAGCACTCCTGGTGACAGCAGTGAATCTGTCACTTCCAGCAGCACCAGACTGAGCTTCAGCTCTCCGCAGCACTTTCAGTTATATTAACACCAGTGTTTGTAGGGTTGCATTGTGTAGTGGCTCTTGGACTGTcaagaacaaacaacaaaaaaaaattctaagcAGCTGAAAGCTCTGTTTTGCCGATCTAGTCTACAGGCAGTCCATGAACAAGTGTGAAGtgtgcagccacagcaggggGGCTTTGCACTCAGAGTCCATGATGGTGATGGTGTGGTGCAGAGTGTGGGGAGATGGGCTAAGAACACAACAAACTGACACTGTCATTGGGGCAGGACATATCAAACCACAGCATCAGCTAGAAATACAAAGTGAGAAAAGGGAGTTCTTGGACCCTAAAATAAGCTTTAAGTCCTTTCAATGAcactgtccccagccctggagctgTGGGAAATTTTCAGAGCACTGTATTTAATATTGTACTGCTGTGCCATGCTAGGTTGCAGTGGCACAGACCCCCTCATGTGGACCCATTTACAGTAACAGAGCACTGCTTATTGCTGCataattgttttattcttcattctCCCCCCTTCTCCAGTCTGGCCCAGTTGTACATGTATCAGTTCATGTGCAGGAGCTGATGCAATTGCTGCAAATGGCATTTTGTCCCATTTGGTAGCCATGTAGGGTAGGTAAGTTAATGCTCTCTAGCTCAGCCCAACCCAGACCCGGGAAGGGAGAAGCAAGGAATACCTGAACCGTGGTCCTCGggtgcaggcagctctgccgCAGTGTGTTCGGGGGCCACTGCCAGCTCCCTCTGGGGCAGcgcagctgggagcagcttcCAGAGGACATCCACCTCCCCTGATCCAGAGCGAATGCCAACAGATGTTGCTACCCGAGCAGGCCAAGCCCACCGTGGGAACactgcttctcctctgcagctcAGTGGCACAGGGGACTGAGGCAGAATTTGTCCAGCCATGGCTGCAAGAagccagctgtgctctgctgccccagcaggtGCTGAGAAATTCATGTCATGAAAGGATCCTGCAGAACTGTCTCAGGACCTGCCACAGACATCTCCCTGGAAACAGGCACCCACCTGGGACATCCAGGAGCACAGCTTTGTTGTAGCAgttgctctgctctgagctgcgGCTGTCCCCACACAGGCTAGCCAGAGCCAGGAGCCACAGGACAGGCAGAGCCACTCACCAGTTCTCTGCAGCTACAGGAGAACTCAGCTGTGCAGGCTGAGCATGGAGCCACCAAGTGACACCAATTAAGAGACAACACCTGCTAAAGAGGAAAAGGCTAAGGAAGAGGCAGGCACCTAGGAGGGTGaatctaaacatcaggaagcacttctaTGCTGTGCAcgtgacagagcactggcacaggtttctCACAGAAGCTGGGGAGTCTTCCTCCTTAGAGATgtccaaaagccacctggacatgatGCTGGGTACCatgctctgggtggccctgctagagcaatggttggaccagatggacctAGCGGTGTCTCCAACGTCagccattctgtaattctgtgattctgtaattctgtgaagtCAGCTTCTGGCTGTCAGGGGTGTCTCCCACTCTTAAAACTGTGTCTCCAAGGAAGAGGTGCCAATGACCGACTGGATCCCATGTAACCCAAACTCCACGTCAAAACTCAGAGAAATTGGCATCCCAGCAGCAACATCCTACACACTTGGAGAGAGCCTTCTCCCTGTCCAGGAACCTCTGATGGGATTGCAATGGGTGTTGCTACTACACAAGCTCCCTGGCTGATGTTCTTCAAACCAGCAACAAAGGCCTTTATGGCTGGACACCCAGCTGGCAGTGGACCCACAtggctgcctgctctgcagtcAGTGTGCAGCTGTACCCTGCACAAAACTGGCTCTTCATCAGGTATTGGGGTTGGGTTCAGATATGAGACACCTCCTGGCTTCAGAAGCAGTATCTCATGCAGCGGCTCTCATGAACAGAACTACTCTAGTCTAGCTAGCCTAGATATAAGAGCTCAGGCAGTCTGAAACGCCTCTCCTGCATCAGCACTGTGAAACCCAGCGCCTGCTGCAGGTTGGAGCAGAAGACACAGTGCCAGTGCCAGCACTCGCTGGTCCACCCTGGctctgtgcttgctgctgcatgtcaagagaagcagcagctgataGTGGTGAGACAGCCTGAGATTTTCAAGGAAAGGCAAGACCCTTACCTTCCCCTCCACacagctgtggggcaggcagccctggcacccagcagtgcccagggaTCAGTGACAATAAGGCATCTGAGCTGCAAGAGGATTTCTCCATTTATTCCCCATGCTGCAGTcggctggggtgggagggggggggggcggggaggggctcCTTGGGGttgagggaggaggaaaggctCCAGGGCACGTCTCTTGCAGCAGGCAGTGTGGCTCCAAAGAGCAGGAGGGCATTGCATCATTGCGCCTTGGAGGTGCCGGCAGCAGAAACGTGCACAAGAGCTGGTGCAGGGCTCCGCGGCAGTCctggggagagcaggcagggacaggggctgcaTGGGGATGCAAGCATGGACCTCTGCTCAGCCCAGGCCCAGGGACTGGCACCAGGCCTGCAGGAGAGGGCTTTGCCTGCTGGAGGGTGGCGATCTGACTTCGTGCATTCTGACCTGGGGGGTTGCTCCTGCGCAGGGGCCCGGGAGACACAAGACACCGGCTGCCTCGGGAGTCCGGGGGCAGGCTCGGCTcgggcaggctgcagccagcgGGGCCTCCGGGGGGGCGACggacggccccggccccggccccctcccgtGCCTCTGCACCGGCGTCGGACCGGGCCCGACGGCGCCCGCGACTCCGCCGCTGCTCCCCGCCGTGCCCacgggccccggccccggccgcaCCTCGGGCTCGGCGCCGCCGTCCGCTGCTGCCAGCGGCCGCCCCGTCCCCGCAGCGCGGCCGGGAGGGCAGCGCCGCGGAAGACCCTCGCGTGGCTccatagaaaataatttattgaaatCACAGCTATACATGGGCGGGCGCTCCTGCAcagcgcggccccggcccggcgcggcgcggccggAGGCAGGGCCAGGACCCGCGGGGGCCCGCGCTCCCCGCGGCTCGGACAGACGGACTCGCTGCCGTATGTACAGAGTTTACACGGAATAAATAAGGGACATGTACAGAGGAATGCGAGCGGACGGCCGGGCCGCgcccccgctgccccggccccccccgctGCCGGCGGCCCGCTCGCCCCAGGGTCCGAGAGCCCCGACGGTGCTCAGGGCCGGGCGCCCTGCTCGatctgctggtgctggctgcgCACGGCGAAGCGGTTGACGTGCACCGGGATGGGCACCACGATCTTGGGGTTGCGGACGGGCTCGCCCGAGCGGTTGCTCACGTTGCCCGCCTTGATGCGTTTCCACTTGGCGCGGCGGTTCTGGAACCAGATCTTCACCTGCACCTCGCTGAGCTTCAGGGCGTGCGCGATCTGCGAGCGCTCCGTCAGGCTCAGGTACTTCTTGCAGTGAaactccttctccagctccagcagctgctcgcTCGTGAAGGCCGTGCGCCGCCGGCGGCTCTTGCCGGCCCCGGAGCCCGGCGGGGTCTGctccgccgcggggccgcccttgcccttgcccttgccgcccagcgcggcggcggccgaCCCGTCCAGGAAGGGCTCCTCCTCGCTGTCGCCCGCCGAGCTCTCCTCCTCCCGCTCGCTGCACGGCGTGGCCGCCGACTTCACCTCCAGCTTCTCCTCGTCCGAGCTGTACGCCTTCCCGTCTGCGGGGCACACAGCGTCAGCGCCCGCCCCCGCGCTCCCCGGAGCCGCGGCCCCGGTGCGGGGGCTCCCGGCCCCTCCGCCCCCCCGACAGCCGCACCCCGCGAGCCCCGCGccgtccccgcagccccggggccgcccgcgcTGCCTCCCGCCGAGACGcggcttccccagcagcaggcggcggcgcgggctgctgctgccccagagcCCCGCACGGtcagccccgcgccgcccgcagCCCAGACCCGTCGCGTGTGCAGGCGTCGCAGGGAGCGAGGCACCACCGGCACCTGCCGCCACCCGCaacccagctggagcagcaccaATGCCTCATCCCAGCAGAGCACAACACAGGCCTGCCAGAGCTCTGCATCCGGACAAAATCTGTACTTGGTCCCTGAGCTcagccctccctctgccccatcCCACTGCATCTATTCTTGTTCATCCAGAACAGGGCCAGCCAGGAGGAGACGAACCTTCCTGGAGACAGCAGCCTGAGCCGGTTCCAGGCAGCAAACCTTTCTGCAGGGCTCTATAGCACATGGAGCATCCTGCTGCCATCTCCCCCTTCCTAGCCCTGCACTACAGCAGAGGTGTGCAGCCAGGGAACAGCATGCTTAGGCAGCTGATGATCAAGGCTTAGCTTCCCCTGCCATTCTGTGCAGGGGAGGAGGTTGGGAGGTGCTAGCATCTCCCAATAGACAGGACCTCATCCCGGGCCACCCACACAGGAGGAAGAATTGGGACCACAGGAGACACCTGTGTTATGTTGCCTGCAAAAATACTAGTAGAGTATAGGGGGGGATGAGCCACCTTCTTGCTGCTTTCTTGTGATCCAAGCCGGTGCCTCCTGAATGGTTAAACTGCTCCATGGAGCAAAGGAGAACGTTGGTGGGAACAATGGGGAAGAAAGAAGCCTGGAAGCCAGTCACTTCCTTGATAGAAAGGCTCCAGCAAGGACCTGACAGGAGACAGAGAGAAGATGGTCCTGTCCATAGCCAGGGGTCATGAAGTGAGAGGATTCATGGTCACCCACAAGGAGATGAAAAAGTTTTGCCATCATGCTGAGACTAGAAGAGACCAGCAAACTCTCCAAGCCAAACCcaaaggcaggagctgctgctggaaggagctAGTCCTGAAGCACTACCAGTCAATATAATCCTACAcacagaaggagcagcagcagctctccaaacCTCTAAGCAGTCTCCAGGGACTGGGGCACATGCACCCTGGGCTACTGGAGCTCCAGAAAGCTCACTTCATTCTCAGTGGGGAAGATAGGACAGCCCTCAGATGCCTGAAGGTGCAGGGCTGCgagcacaccagcagcagctgtaagAAACTGCCTGAGCCCAGGAGACCTTCTTGTGAGCCTGAATGTGAGGAGCACCTACAGCCCTTGTCAGTCCTGCAGCAAGTCTGTGCCTTCCTGAGAGTGGGTGAGTGACTTTGGAGGTCTAGAATTTTGTCTCTGCTCATCCTGGAttacacagaaggaaagaaacacctTCATCTCTATTTTGCCGCAGAAGAATAGACAGACCTTTCTTCATGAGGGCCTAAGGGTAGGGAGAGATCTTCCATATGCATGGGGGTGTAGTAAAGACCTAGAAAATTTGTGCTTGGGGgactgaggagcagcagcaggtggcaTGAAGCACTTTGGCTGCCAGTGCATGGTCTCATGCAAGCACTAACTCTGCCCAAGAAAAGGagagctttcatttctgtgtacCCCTTCTACCCACTGGAGCACAAGGACTGACAAGATAAGAAAGCTCTTCTGAGGAGATCATTGTCTTCACCAAGAGTATTCATAAGTCCTGCCCTGACTCTGCTGTTCCCTGCTGATGGAGGATGGGATCAGCAGCGACACTATCAGACAGTACTGATCTGGGAGTTTGCTCCTGTAGGTCCAGACTGCACCAAGGGACTGGAGAAAGTCTGAGCTAGCAACTGTAATGTGTCACCTTGTAAAACACGTACTATCTCTGGATACACTTGTCTTAGCCAGACCCCAGATTTTAAAGTCTCTGACTAGTTTGTATCTTATAGAAGGGTTGAGTTTGCAGTAAGGAACTAAGAACCACATGATGAAGTCTAAACCAGgatttttacaaagaaaattggTATGTTGGTCTGCTAATCACCTGGCATGTCCTCATCAGGGAAGTAGTGGAGGCAGCAGAACCCACCAATAGGTGGGAAGGTAtactgagattttcaaaggcCTTTGAGCAGGTTGAGAAGCTGTCATGAAGCAAAGTATTGTGCCTTTGAAAAATCGACAAGAAAGCAGTAGACCAAGAATAAGATTGATCCACCTCTTTGCTCTTCACAAAGTCCCAGCTGTTCATTGATCTTATTATGGACTTGATAAGCACAGTGATGAGAAACTGGTGAGTATTACAGGTGGCAACGTTATTCAAGCAGGATCAGGGGAACCCAGATCAAGAATGGGTGTTGTGACAGCCAGACGAGCACTGTGTTGATAAACACTGAAGAGCTCTTTGTCATGCTCATAGGAAAACTTAAAGCTTCTGATCCTAACTGAACATGGATTTACTACATCAGCTGAGGAGAGTTTGGATGTTGGTGGAGACCTCTGCAGCTCAGGAACAAATGTGCTCTCAGAGGTGGTGTGGAGGACTGAGGGCATTGAGTACCATTGACTACCTGGGGGTCACACTCTGTTGCAGCTGTAGTTACAAAGCAGCCTCTaggcttttctgcttcttactATCAGTTTCCCCTACATGCCACTCCCCTCCCAAGAAGCAGGACAAGAACTGGTAGCAAGTTTGAAACACAGTAGATGCAAAGAGAGGTCCTAAAATAGAGCATTGACTCATTTGACTGATCTGGCAAGCAACTGACTGCCTCTGCAGGCATGTGTGTGATGGAGGTGCCAATGGAGTCCAGGGACAGAATTATACCCTAAAGAGGGTATAATTGATGTCAGCAAGACAGACAAAAGGAGCTACTTCACATGGTTCTTCTACAGATGAGAGATCTGTGGAACACCTTGCCCCAGGAAGTGGATGATTCCAAGTTTGTCTCTCCTTTCTGGTGTACTCCAAGGGAGACTAGACAAGGTCAAAGAAGAAGAATTGGTCAAAGGTTACTCAATATAGAGAAACAAAAGCTGGCTTAGGAAGCCTCTGAAGTGCACGTGGCTGGATGCTGGGAAGTGTCATTTTTTGAAAGTATTGCATGGGCTCGTGCTCTCTTACTTTTCTCTGGACAATTGCTCTTCATCAGGGTCATGGACAAGATGCTAGAGCAAACTGCATTATCAGGAGATTCCTAAAACCACCTATATGAATCATCTTTCTCTGACTTTCTcgacagtgaaaaaaaaaacacagctactGTCCTGGTTTACATCTGACCTGGTTGATAAAACAAACCCTATTGTCCATCTGCAAGGAACAGGTAGAGTCAGAAGAAACATTaggtaaagaaaaagacaggcaCATTTGATCCAACACATCCTCTTGGGCCTGGgcagaggagcccacacagctCCACATGGGCAGAAGGACAAGCATCCTTCATGGCTCCAGAGCAAGCACAGTGCTGAGAGACAGCCAATCTGCAGCAGTGAGCAAACAGCAGTAACAAGACATATTTCCTCCATCACATGAAGCAGTCACAACAGGGTGAGCCTTAGAGATACAATTTCTCAATTTCAGAAATGTCCAATTTTCAGAACAGCTCACCTGAGTCCCTCAGGAGGAGAGAACATGTTGGGCTTACGTACAGAGGAGCCATGGAGGGAGATCAAGCACAGTACAGTTCATTTCCCTACAGACCAAGAGGTTGTGGTCATACAGACAGCGGGTGGCCTGGGCAGTTCTGCCCCCTGAGGAGGATTTCCAAACAGATGTGAGTCTGCACTGGGTTTTCAACTCAGCACAGAGGCCTGGGAGCACCAAAGCATCACCAAAGCCTCTGTAACCCAtaaaggcagcagggaggcaaaATGCTCCAGTTGTCCTAAACTGGGGACTAGGTTCCAGGGGTACCCGAATGGGGTATTCTGACCGAAGAAGAAGGCAGGGCAAGACACTGGCTTACCCAGGAGAGGCTAAAGGGAGGATGAAGAACAAGTAGCCGAGCACTGCAAAAAGCACCAAAGACTGCTCAGCACGCATCCATACCGGGAAGCCTGTGAGACAAAGGTGGATCTCGGGGCTGACCAGAGGAGGCAGCTCTCAGGACAGACAGGCCATGCCAGAGAAAGCCAGGGGTTGGTTTGTCTCAGTCTTCCCGCAGAAGAGAAGCCTCAATCCCTGTGCCGAAGGAGCAGAGGTGGAAGAGAGCAAGAGTTGGAGCTGGCTGAGAAATACGGAGCAACAAGTCACCGAGGCTGGTGTCCGCACGTTCGGGAGCGGCACAGCTCACAAAGGAGAGAGCCCCGCGGCTACGCCACGGCAGCGGGAGCAGCCCGCGGCCGGCGCCGAGCGCGATCCCAGGAGCGAAGCCGCCGCCTGCCCGCGCCGTCGGGCAAAGCCGGTACCGAGGCTGCGGGCACAGCGGCGCGGGTCGGCAGGCCGgcaggaagggcagaggggctccgggcggcgccgccgccgggccaCGGGAGCTGCCCCGCTCGTCGCGGGCTCGGGAGGGGCTGGGAGCGCCGGGACTCCGCGGCCGCAGCGGGACCCGGCCCGGGGTGGGCTTGCGGGCTCGCCCGCACACGGTGCCGCCCGTGCCCGGAGATCCTTGCCCCGCGGTCCGCCCGGGACGCGGCGCCGTGCCGGGGACACTGCGCAGCCCCGCGGCTGACACTGAGCGGGACCAGGAcccgccgcggccgcccggcGGCCCCTCCGCCTCGCTCGCCCCGGGCCGGGTGCCAGCACCTCGGAGAGCTCCGCGCCGCCGGGCCGGGATCGGCTCCGGGAGCCCGCTCCGCCCCGTCCCGCCGGGCCGCCCTGCGCCAGAGCCCCGAGTGCGGCTCTCGCGTCTCGCCCTCCCTGCGGGCGAACGCGGCGGGTGGAGTTTGCCTCCGACCCGCGAAAGTTGCGCTCGCTGCAGAGCGGCGGAGGCGGTTCGGAGCGGAACGGACACGGTCCTCCCGGCTCGGCCCGACGGGACAGACCGGGGGCAGGTCCCTCCTGCCCGCCGTCACGGCCCATCGAACCCGGCGTCCCGTCCGCCGCACCCCGGTCCCAGCGAACTCGGCTCCGGGGACCCTACCCCGGGGAGCTCGGAGGCCGGCAGTACCGCCCGCCCGCAACCATCGCTGGGGAAGCGGGCAGAGCCCGAAgaggggccgggcgggcggtGCTGCCCCCCGCGGGGGCCCCTCGGGGCTGCGGAACTCCCGGGCGAGACCGGACGGCGATCGCAGCAGGCGACTTGCAACCcccggccggggccggcccGCGCCACTCTTACCTGCCAGGCCGGGGAAGGGGTCCGGGAAGTGCAGCGGCGGCTCGGGCGGCCCCTTATCGCGCCCCGGGGGCAGCTCCTCCGCCTCCAGGCCCTCGGCGCCCCGCCGGCAGCCGGCGTCGGGGTTGGCGCGCGGCGGGGGCAGCTCCTGCGGCGGGTAGAAGCCGTCGGGGGGCTCAGAGAAGCTGGGTAGGGCCGTGGTGAGCGCCACCATGGAGGGCACGGCCTGGCCCAGACTGGCGCAGAAGGTGTTGGTGAGGCGGCCGGCGAAGGAGGCCAGCGGCGCCAGCGGCGGCAGCCCCGACTGCAGGGGCGCGTGGGACAGCGCCTGCGGCAGCACCAGCGGCCGGTACGGCATGAACATGGGGTAGCCGGTGTAGAGCAGGTGCccggagcgcggcggcggcgtcCCGATGAGCGAGTCGATGGAGAAGGCGGTCCCCTGGCCGCTGGGTCTCTGCATGGCGAGCGGGCGCCGCCGGCTCAGCCGGCACCAACTTTCCGGCGAGCTCGGGCCGCCGCCAACTCGCCgcgctgccgctgccgccgccgccgccgggccccgccgcggccccggcccgcgcCCGCCGCCTCCCGTGGGCTCCGGCGGCCGGCGAGAGCTGtcgcccgcccgcccgctcgCTGGCTCGGCGCGGCGGAGTGGAGGCGCGCTCggagccgcccgcccgcccgccccgccgcgggggggccgggccgggccgcggaggggaggggtgggggaggggaggcggGCGGGGGTGTCGCCCTCTGCTCTCATCCATCTTCCGCACATCACGGTCGAGTTCCTCCTTCAGCGCCCGCTCCGCCGGGGCAgggctccccgctccccccggcgcAGCCGGCCCCTGGGAAGGCGCCTCCCCCTCCCGCCTCATCAGCTGTTATTAATGGTGATTGATGATTAGCAATTACGGGGCCAGCACAAGGGCGCTTTTGtgggggacgggacggggctgCGCTGCGCGGCACATCTTTCCTCGGGCCGCCCCCGGGCCCGGGACAACGGACGGGGCGAGCCAGCCCTgctccgccccgccccgctccggccCTGCCGTCCCCGAAGCCGGCCCAGGCCGACGTTCCCGACGGCTCCCGGCCGCTGGCTCCGGGCGGGCGGGATGGAGAGCCCCGAAGGACCAAGTCCTCGCCAGGCaccggccgggccccgccgaTCCGCGGGCTCCCGCCGCGCAGCGCTGGGAGCAGCGCCCGCCTCCGCCCCGGGCGCGGTGGGGCTCGGCCTGCCCGCTGCCGGCCCCCGAGCCCCCGCGGCGGGCTCGGAGCGGGGCTCCGCGGGGCGAGCAGCCGCGGGCGagggcgccgcggggccggagGGCGGCCCGAGGACGCGCTCTGCGAGCTCGGCCGCGCTCCAGCCCCGGACGGGGCGTCCTGCCCCGGGGGAGAGCTCCCGGTACCCGGCTCCGTTGGGGCAGAACCGGGCGGGCGGCAGCGAGCGCACGGACTTCCCGAGGCCAGCCGTGGCTGGGGTCTGCCAGCCTGCCCGCGCTGCCCTGTAACTGCACAAAGCCCCTGGGGTCTGCCTCTCCTGGCAGCTCACAGAGTGTGATGCAGGTGCACCTATGGACTGGCTGCTGATGGGCCCTTCTGTGCGCAATCTACAGTGCAAGTGAGACCAGCACAAGCTCCTGGACTGCTGTGAGAgctccacagctctgctctgcctcgcTGTGTGTCGTGGGGAGCATggcctggctcctgcagggagTCCTCATGCTAAAGTGGAGTATTTATGACCCCACTTGGCACTTTCACTGTGCTTTAGTCTACTGGTCAGATGAAGCACCTTCAGACCAGTCACCAGCACTGTCAGAAGAGGTAGTCGCTGGGCATGTAACCCACCAAACATTGAGCAAACCACAGCCCTGCTTCAAAAGAACGTCAGCATCAGTATTGCCACCTTAAGCACTTAGAAGCCGGGGAATGCTGGAGCTGAAGTCAAGTCTAAACTCACTCTGACGGTATCTGCAGTGGCACAGGTACGTGCCAGACCTCCAGCAATCACCCAAGGTAGTCCTCCTCTCAGGACTACTGTGTCTGCTTGCACTTACCCTCTGACTGGGGGTGCAGTACTGGCTGCTTGGCTCCCCAGGATCCCTGGTTACATCTGTGTAAATGCATAGATTTCCATCTTCATATAACCTCTCCTACTCTGTTTCCAAGGGGGTCTGGGGCACCACTTTGCTGCAGCCTTCAATTATGTGTTTCTGTGTGGGATATGGTGGTCCAACCATGTAAGTGGACACTTGAATCCTATGTGGAGCATGTAAATGAAGGCAAATAGGCCCATCAGGCTGACAGCATGGTCCTCAACTTTCCTCCACTAAACAGGCACAATCTGTATTCCTGCACAGagcctttcctttctgcatgtttttataCCTTTCTCTGTGGTACATCCTTCTAGTCTCAAGGAAACACCCCTCTGTGGCAAGAGCTGCACTGTCCCCAGAGACAGAGGTGTGGAAAAACCAACGCTAAAATAATCATACAGGCTCAAATAATGAGTCATAAAGATGAGGCCTGGCAAGAAGGATCCCTCTTGCCACTCCCATGCAGACACCTCCCACTGACTGATGGCCCTTGGATCACCGAGAAAGAGAAGTAAGTGCTTGTAGGGCACAGGCCACCTAGCCCCTTCTCTAGGACAAGGGCCCAGGTTTCAGGCTGAGAAGGAGGCTGCCAGTGAAGGGCATTTGGACGAATCCCACCTTAGAGAACAGCTGTGGCACCAAAAGGAATACACTCAATATCTGCAAGTCAGCATCCACGCTTTATCTGTCCTTGGCCCAACTCTCCTGTCTCATCCACCGTATGTCTCTGTGGGAAAGGAACCTCCACATTGAAGTCATCTTCATGTGCAGAATTTGGGTTCATTCTACTGCTACCAAGGCACATTAGACCATAGAGGAAATGAAAGCATAGCCATGTGTAAGTCACTGGATCTGAAGACCTGTGCTCAGAAGTGCACAGGCTGTGCATCAAGGCTATGCAAGCAACTTCCTAACTCCTTAGCAACTGCAATTTGACCACTTGGTCTATTAACCTTTTATGTGTGACCTTCAACTCACACCTCACACTATCATGTAAGTTAGCAAGGTATTTGAGAGCAATAGGGAACTGCTATCTTATGTGACCTTGCTGGGGAAACCCGGAGAGCTGGGGAATGAACTACAGCTCTCAGAAGAATGACTGCCTATGCCCAAAAGGGCAGGTCCTTCCTGAAGCCAGTAACACAAGTTGCCACACTGACCTCTGCAAATCAGTAGCTTGCATGCTGCAAGTCCCTAAATATGTCCCCAAGTAGAAGATTCTGCTTACCTGATCACACACTTGTGTTACCTGCAGCACTTGTCCCTCTCCAGACACTGACTCTCAGTTTGCCAATGCCAGGAACAGCAAGGAAAGGATGATCTGATAGGGAAGGGAAGCCAGGAAGCAAGAATTGGAGTAAGGCAGGTGGGGCAGTGGTCTTACTGACAAGGATGAAGTCCCACAAAACTCAAAGAAGGTGATCAGAGCAAATCTGCTGACAGTAACCAGAGTCACCGATAGTCAAATGATCCCCCAGCCAGTCCCAGCTTCCAAGTGGCAAGGAAG
The genomic region above belongs to Cygnus atratus isolate AKBS03 ecotype Queensland, Australia chromosome 2, CAtr_DNAZoo_HiC_assembly, whole genome shotgun sequence and contains:
- the GBX1 gene encoding homeobox protein GBX-1, with product MQRPSGQGTAFSIDSLIGTPPPRSGHLLYTGYPMFMPYRPLVLPQALSHAPLQSGLPPLAPLASFAGRLTNTFCASLGQAVPSMVALTTALPSFSEPPDGFYPPQELPPPRANPDAGCRRGAEGLEAEELPPGRDKGPPEPPLHFPDPFPGLADGKAYSSDEEKLEVKSAATPCSEREEESSAGDSEEEPFLDGSAAAALGGKGKGKGGPAAEQTPPGSGAGKSRRRRTAFTSEQLLELEKEFHCKKYLSLTERSQIAHALKLSEVQVKIWFQNRRAKWKRIKAGNVSNRSGEPVRNPKIVVPIPVHVNRFAVRSQHQQIEQGARP